A genomic stretch from Setaria viridis chromosome 1, Setaria_viridis_v4.0, whole genome shotgun sequence includes:
- the LOC140223127 gene encoding uncharacterized protein, whose product MATSERSSSTAAPYFDGSDYRYWKTRMRAHLNSRGAGVWEITQDVTYVIPATRVTQDERDKYHANSKAVDILFASLSRAEFDRVEDLSLAHEIWSRLQSFHEGNSQVKARLFETYRREYENFVHLPGESADALFQRFLAIVNKMKANITVLPYTDHDRALKLLHALDHEVWGTKVDAIIESPNYETLSIDELFAKLKSTEVDKRLRAKQGGPTDPNSMALMSGSGQPKSLSNSSSMSFALSSLVSVSEEQLEVLDDDELALITRRFMRFNDNRKNRRRNNNNCFDCGKPGHFAADCPDKNKTKSKYDYNKHKNKDGTKKKKKYTDREKKEYRKKAKARAFIASLSDVDSDTDDHTDSSSSEEDDDRKAKKKDGKNFNGLCFYSDKNRDGYCVMALNSKKDDKESDSDTETEVGGLENTWLIDSGCSRHMTGDHRWFSSLTPVMTKEYITFGDNSKGKVLSEGVIKVSENFMLKRVALVDSLGFNLLSVSQLLDDGFEVRFKQGT is encoded by the exons atggcgacctctgagcgttcttcctcgaccgctgcaccctactttgatggctctgattatcggtattggaaaactcgcatgagagcccatctaaatagtaggggagcaggggtttgggaaatcactcaggatgtgacttatgtgattcctgctactcGTGTGACTCAGGATGAAAGGGATAAGTATCACGCCAACAGCAAGGCGGTTGATATTCTGTTTGCGAGTCTGAGTCGTGCTGAGTTCGATCGAGTCGAAGATCtctctcttgctcatgagatttggtctcgacttcagagtttccacgagggaaacagtcaggtgaaggctagactctttgagacttataggcgtgagtatgagaactttgttcatttgcctggtgagtctgccgatgctttgtttcagcgtttcttggctattgtgaacaagatgaaagcaaatatcaccgtcttaccctacactgatcatgatagagctttaaagctcctgcatgccttggatcacgaagtgtggggtacgaaggttgatgctatcatcgagtcaccgaattatgaaacactttccattgatgaactctttgccaagttgaaatccacagaggttgacaagaggctccgagcaaaacaaggaggccctactgatccaaatagtatggctctcatgtcaggctctggacagcctaaatctttgagtaactcttcttctatgtcgtttgccttgtcttctttggtttctgtttcagaggagcagctggaggttcttgatgatgatgagctcgccttgatcacgaggcgattcatgcgcttcaacgacaaccgcaagaacaggcgaaggaacaacaacaactgcttcgattgtggcaagccaggccacttcgccgccgactgccccgacaaaaacaaaaccaagagcaagtacgactacaacaagcacaagaacaaggacggcaccaagaagaagaagaagtacaccgatcgcgagaagaaggagtatcgcaagaaggccaaagcacgtgccttcatcgcctccctcagcgacgtcgactccgacaccgacgaccacaccgactcaagctcaagcgaggaggacgacgaccgcaaggcaaagaagaaggacggcaagaacttcaatggcctctgcttctactccgacaagaaccgcgacgggtactgtgtcatggctctcaactccaagaaggatgacaaggaaagtgactccgacacagaaactgag gtcggaggcctggagaacacgtggcttattgattccggttgctctcgacacatgaccggtgatcacagatggttctccagcctcaccccggtgatgaccaaggagtacatcactttcggggataatagcaaaggtaaggtgttgtctgaaggtgttatcaaggtgagtgagaatttcatgctcaagcgagttgctctagttgattctcttggtttcaatttgctctctgtgtcgcaactgcttgatgatggttttgaggtccgttttaagcaagggacctaa
- the LOC117833747 gene encoding protein RGF1 INDUCIBLE TRANSCRIPTION FACTOR 1, which translates to MAIDHATPLGLKSRYAMGGDECDDDAENQRWPPWLKPLLSTSFFVQCRVHADAHKSECNMYCLDCMNGALCSLCLGHHRDHHAIQIRRSSYHDVIRVSEIQKVLDITGVQTYIINSARVVFLNERPQPRPGKGVTNTCDVCERSLLDCFRFCSLGCKIVGTARGYRPKKKHGGGDSKKKKKAALKDVRCDSEDSCTGSSGGSSDKSSVVQCFSPSTPPPTSASCRPWNKRRKGVPHRSPFGSLIVEF; encoded by the exons atGGCCATCGATCACGCGACCCCTCTGGGACTGAAGAGCAGATACGCCATG GGAGGGGACGAGtgcgacgacgacgcggagaACCAGCGGTGGCCGCCGTGGCTGAAGCCGCTGCTGTCCACGAGCTTCTTCGTCCAATGCAGGGTCCACGCCGACGCGCACAAGAGCGAGTGCAACATGTACTGCCTCGACTGCATGAACGGCGCGCTCTGCTCCCTCTGCCTCGGGCACCACCGCGACCACCACGCCATCCAG ATTCGGAGGTCGTCGTACCACGACGTGATCCGGGTGTCGGAGATACAGAAGGTGCTGGACATCACCGGCGTGCAGACGTACATCATCAACAGCGCGCGCGTGGTGTTCCTCAACGAGCGGCCGCAGCCCCGCCCCGGGAAGGGCGTCACCAACACCTGCGACGTCTGCGAGCGCAGCCTCCTCGACTGCTTCCGCTTCTGCTCCCTCGGATGCAAG ATTGTGGGAACGGCCCGAGGATACCGCCCCAAGAagaagcacggcggcggcgatagcaagaagaagaagaaggcggcgcTCAAGGACGTGCGCTGCGACTCGGAGGACTCGTGCACTGGCAGCAGCGGCGGGAGCAGTGACAAGAGCAGCGTCGTGCAGTGCTTCTCGccgtcgaccccgccgccgacctccgccaGCTGCCGCCCCTGGAACAAGCGCCGCAAGGGCGTCCCGCACCGGTCGCCCTTCGGCAGCCTCATCGTCGAGTTCTAG